From the genome of Thermogutta terrifontis, one region includes:
- a CDS encoding ABC transporter permease encodes MFGLLHRKLLRELLASGMTVLAIVLVTMVGIACFVAMRSAHRNLSWARDYYYSRGRMADFWISVKKLPRGELARLKDVPGIVEIEPRIRFPVTVDLPDQNKPLAGVAISLPDSFRPTLNQIEILRGGYFTGTQPKEVIVNDVFAEAHGLRVGDKITLNLGRRREDLTIVGTAFSCEFVYPLGPAAIVPDREGFGIFYLKDSFAQDVYDMAGAANELVGRLTPAAREAARTILAELERRIDEYGVISNVPLDEYPSNTFLSQEIEGLRAFAFIIPAVFLIVAGIIVNIVMIRRIEQQRIIIGTLKALGMDDRLIGWHVLEYALAVGALGGILGCGLGQWLANSMTYLYGRFYEFPRLPSRCYPDLHIEAVALAILAAAAGGWQGMRRSLTLEPATAMRPAAPPVGGSVFLERLRFFWQTLTPPWRMVFRYLLRHPFRTVAGLVTGLLATAVMSMILSLTIGIDYLMTFHFQWVYRSDATLVLKNEQNDTVMDEVRQLPGVRWVEPVLAVPVTLRYQGREKLTAVTGLRQDRRLTVPRDRLGHAIAIPPVGFVISRQLAQEFGLAAGDEVEWRPVKGRREWYRSPITSIADDYVGTAVYANIAYLTQVLGEEYPVNRIQISLDRNPQQRLRFFQSLKKLAEVEEVLNHADMKANLENTLLRNIWVILSFEIGFAGSLFFGALLSAGVIAVEERRREFGALYVTGYTPLQIGGLLAREHLVILTLGLIMGLPLGYVLADYVVATYQSDVLRMPLLFPPRVWLLTAFWGTVFAAASHLVVEIMIWRTAWLETVKANE; translated from the coding sequence ATGTTCGGTTTGCTCCATCGAAAACTGTTGAGAGAGCTGCTCGCTTCCGGGATGACGGTTCTGGCCATCGTCCTGGTGACGATGGTGGGCATCGCCTGCTTTGTTGCCATGCGGTCAGCGCATCGTAACCTGAGCTGGGCACGCGATTATTACTACTCCCGGGGACGCATGGCAGACTTTTGGATTTCGGTCAAGAAACTCCCGCGGGGAGAACTTGCCCGTCTGAAAGACGTTCCCGGAATTGTGGAGATCGAACCGCGCATCCGGTTCCCGGTGACCGTTGACCTGCCCGACCAGAACAAACCACTGGCGGGAGTCGCCATCAGTTTACCGGATAGCTTTCGTCCCACGCTCAATCAAATTGAGATCCTGCGTGGGGGCTATTTTACGGGCACCCAACCGAAGGAAGTGATCGTCAACGATGTCTTTGCGGAGGCGCATGGACTGCGGGTGGGAGACAAGATCACGCTCAACCTAGGACGGCGTCGAGAGGATCTGACCATAGTTGGCACGGCGTTCAGTTGCGAGTTTGTCTATCCGCTGGGGCCGGCAGCCATCGTTCCTGACCGGGAGGGATTCGGCATTTTTTATCTGAAGGACAGTTTTGCCCAGGACGTTTATGACATGGCGGGAGCAGCGAATGAACTCGTCGGACGGCTGACGCCCGCAGCTCGGGAGGCCGCGAGGACGATTCTTGCAGAACTTGAGCGCAGGATAGACGAATACGGAGTGATTTCCAATGTGCCTCTTGATGAATATCCATCGAACACTTTCTTGAGTCAGGAAATTGAAGGACTGCGAGCATTCGCGTTTATTATTCCGGCTGTATTTCTGATTGTTGCGGGAATTATCGTGAATATTGTCATGATTCGGCGGATAGAACAACAAAGAATTATTATCGGAACACTAAAAGCTCTTGGAATGGACGATCGCCTCATCGGCTGGCATGTCCTGGAATATGCTTTGGCGGTGGGAGCGTTGGGAGGAATTCTAGGATGTGGCCTGGGGCAGTGGCTGGCGAATTCGATGACCTACCTCTATGGCCGGTTTTATGAATTTCCGAGGCTACCAAGTCGGTGCTATCCTGACCTGCACATCGAGGCAGTGGCTCTGGCGATCTTGGCGGCTGCGGCGGGAGGATGGCAGGGAATGCGACGGTCTCTCACGCTGGAACCGGCCACGGCCATGAGACCCGCCGCGCCCCCTGTGGGAGGCAGTGTGTTTTTGGAAAGGTTGCGATTTTTTTGGCAGACGCTCACGCCGCCGTGGCGGATGGTGTTTCGGTATCTGCTCCGTCATCCTTTTCGCACCGTTGCGGGTCTCGTGACGGGACTCCTGGCGACGGCGGTGATGTCGATGATCCTATCACTGACGATCGGGATTGATTACTTGATGACGTTTCACTTCCAGTGGGTGTACCGCAGCGACGCGACACTGGTTCTGAAAAACGAGCAAAACGATACCGTCATGGACGAGGTGCGGCAGCTTCCGGGAGTTCGATGGGTCGAGCCAGTGCTGGCTGTCCCCGTGACTTTACGATATCAGGGACGCGAAAAGCTGACGGCGGTTACCGGCCTGCGGCAGGACCGCCGGCTCACCGTGCCACGCGATCGATTAGGTCATGCCATTGCGATTCCCCCGGTTGGATTCGTGATCAGTCGGCAACTGGCCCAGGAATTTGGACTTGCGGCGGGAGACGAGGTCGAGTGGCGTCCGGTCAAGGGCCGCCGGGAGTGGTATCGCTCTCCCATTACGTCGATCGCTGATGACTATGTGGGGACGGCAGTCTACGCGAATATCGCCTACCTAACACAGGTTCTGGGAGAGGAGTATCCGGTTAATCGTATCCAGATCAGCTTGGATCGAAACCCCCAGCAACGCCTGCGTTTTTTTCAATCGCTCAAGAAACTGGCAGAAGTAGAAGAGGTGCTCAACCATGCCGATATGAAGGCTAACCTGGAAAACACGTTGCTCCGCAACATTTGGGTGATTCTTTCTTTCGAAATTGGATTTGCCGGCTCTCTGTTCTTTGGTGCTTTGCTCAGCGCGGGAGTGATTGCCGTAGAAGAAAGACGGCGGGAATTTGGCGCTCTTTACGTGACCGGCTATACGCCGCTTCAAATTGGCGGATTGCTCGCTCGGGAACACTTGGTGATTCTGACCCTGGGGCTGATCATGGGATTGCCCTTGGGCTACGTTCTTGCGGACTACGTCGTCGCAACTTACCAGAGCGACGTGCTTCGCATGCCGCTTTTGTTTCCGCCTCGGGTGTGGTTGCTCACGGCATTCTGGGGAACGGTGTTTGCGGCGGCCTCTCACCTGGTCGTGGAAATAATGATCTGGCGAACCGCTTGGCTGGAAACCGTCAAGGCTAATGAGTGA
- a CDS encoding ABC transporter ATP-binding protein, translating into MLGRFLGWTHHAASKQAMTDSSGDLLRVVQVTKVFQMGEVILEALKDVSLDIYEGEFLVVLGPSGSGKSTLLNLIGGLDRPTVGHVLYRGMDLSTFSHGKLTWYRREVIGFVFQFYNLISNLTAIENVMLAANLVTSPLDPYEVLEKVGLRGRANSFPAQLSGGEQQRVAIARALVKNPPLLLCDEPTGALDDVTGRQILRLLLDLCREMKKTVVLITHNTAISQMADRVVRLRSGRIVEVFHQPHPLPPESIQW; encoded by the coding sequence ATGCTGGGCCGATTTCTTGGTTGGACGCACCATGCAGCATCAAAACAGGCGATGACTGATTCGTCAGGCGACCTGTTACGGGTTGTGCAGGTCACGAAAGTCTTTCAAATGGGGGAAGTCATATTAGAAGCCTTAAAAGACGTCAGTCTGGACATTTATGAGGGGGAGTTCCTGGTCGTTCTGGGGCCGAGTGGCTCGGGTAAGTCCACGTTGCTCAATCTGATCGGGGGACTAGACAGGCCGACTGTCGGTCACGTGTTGTATAGAGGGATGGATCTTTCCACGTTTTCGCACGGAAAACTTACTTGGTATCGAAGGGAAGTGATCGGCTTTGTCTTCCAGTTTTACAATCTGATCAGCAATCTGACAGCGATTGAAAACGTCATGTTGGCGGCCAACCTGGTCACCTCACCGCTGGATCCCTATGAGGTGCTGGAAAAGGTGGGGCTTCGCGGACGGGCGAACAGTTTTCCCGCCCAACTATCAGGGGGCGAGCAGCAGCGGGTGGCCATTGCCCGGGCCTTGGTCAAGAATCCGCCCCTTCTTCTCTGCGACGAGCCGACCGGTGCACTCGACGATGTAACTGGAAGGCAGATTTTACGGTTGCTGCTGGACTTGTGCCGCGAAATGAAAAAGACGGTAGTGCTGATAACGCACAATACAGCGATTTCGCAGATGGCCGACCGGGTTGTGCGGCTTCGAAGTGGACGAATTGTCGAGGTTTTCCACCAACCCCACCCTTTGCCGCCGGAAAGCATTCAGTGGTAG
- a CDS encoding class I SAM-dependent methyltransferase, with product MTAQTCPLTLNALSRRVEASFRDPEGYVFLREGRVYRAVASELAARLRRAEEIGVLPKLIEQGWVVGTRFVREPHLHSTLEREHPGWHHFLEHDLLPLITYPYEWSVSMLADAAVLTLDLQIELVQAGFSLKDATPFNVQFLGTRPVFIDLGSLDVPSRFDVWYALGQFQRLFLYPLLLARYTNWDLRSYYLSNLNGRDPLFMVRAMGRLGRWRPALLLDVTLPWLLTQFSESKTRAPQSPSSRVSINREPMLWNLRRLRRKVLRLADGYRPKGLWANYTSTCSYTDRAEHAKQGFVRSVLTHEKPNWVLDLGCNTGTYSELAAELGSHVIAADQDHDAVEMLYRRLRNNGSTIWPVVLDITNPSPGIGLNNKEREPFLQRARADYVLALALIHHLIVTGNLSLDRIEELLFDLSSQGVIVEFVPPSDPMFGRLTRFRTDSFEHITLPAFRRTFSRRFSIVQECPVPDSERILFWLRRKE from the coding sequence ATGACCGCTCAAACATGCCCGTTGACCCTCAACGCTTTGAGCAGACGTGTCGAGGCTTCATTCCGCGACCCTGAAGGCTACGTGTTCCTTCGGGAAGGTCGCGTCTATAGAGCTGTGGCCTCGGAGCTCGCAGCGCGCCTGCGGCGGGCGGAGGAAATTGGGGTTCTTCCAAAATTGATTGAACAGGGATGGGTAGTGGGCACTCGTTTTGTCCGGGAACCACACCTCCACAGTACTTTGGAGCGTGAACACCCCGGATGGCACCACTTTCTGGAACACGACCTTCTGCCACTGATTACTTATCCCTACGAATGGTCGGTTTCCATGCTGGCCGATGCCGCAGTGCTCACTCTCGATCTGCAAATCGAACTTGTTCAGGCAGGATTCTCACTTAAGGACGCGACCCCTTTCAATGTCCAATTCCTGGGCACGCGACCAGTTTTTATTGACCTCGGTTCCCTTGACGTTCCATCGCGATTTGATGTCTGGTACGCGCTGGGACAGTTTCAGCGGCTCTTCCTATATCCTCTTTTATTAGCTCGATATACAAATTGGGATTTACGTTCTTATTATCTTTCCAATTTAAATGGTCGAGACCCCCTTTTCATGGTTCGGGCAATGGGACGTTTGGGTCGATGGCGTCCCGCTCTACTCCTGGATGTGACGCTCCCCTGGCTTCTCACTCAATTTTCAGAATCAAAGACACGGGCTCCGCAGTCCCCCAGCTCCCGTGTTTCCATTAATAGGGAGCCCATGCTGTGGAATCTGCGGCGATTGCGACGCAAGGTTCTCCGGCTAGCGGATGGATACCGCCCAAAAGGCCTTTGGGCCAATTATACAAGCACGTGCAGCTATACCGACCGCGCGGAACACGCCAAACAGGGTTTCGTCCGATCAGTACTGACTCACGAGAAACCCAACTGGGTCCTGGATCTCGGTTGCAACACCGGTACGTATAGCGAGTTAGCCGCTGAGCTTGGAAGCCACGTTATAGCGGCTGACCAGGACCATGATGCCGTTGAGATGCTTTATCGCCGTTTGCGAAATAACGGTTCGACAATCTGGCCGGTTGTCCTCGATATTACGAATCCCTCTCCAGGCATCGGGCTCAATAACAAGGAGCGTGAACCTTTCCTACAAAGGGCACGGGCTGACTATGTCCTTGCCCTTGCATTGATCCATCACCTCATTGTTACAGGGAACCTTTCTCTCGACCGGATCGAAGAACTTCTTTTTGACCTTTCCTCCCAGGGCGTCATCGTCGAGTTCGTGCCCCCCAGCGATCCCATGTTCGGTCGACTCACCCGATTTCGCACTGACTCCTTCGAGCACATAACGCTCCCAGCCTTCCGTCGTACGTTCTCCCGGCGTTTTTCGATCGTTCAGGAATGCCCGGTGCCCGACTCAGAGAGAATACTGTTTTGGCTTCGACGAAAAGAATAG
- a CDS encoding Flp family type IVb pilin has product MMARWLAHLKQEEGVLTFEWILLITILVIGIVGGLSAVRDGVITELGDVVEAVISLDQSYLIAHPWEIKIPNCETDGASGSSYQDSAGMAQRRLANGDLDQDQDPIGDCSPLVERPF; this is encoded by the coding sequence GTGATGGCACGTTGGCTGGCACATCTGAAGCAGGAAGAGGGTGTTTTGACGTTTGAATGGATCCTTCTGATCACCATTCTCGTCATTGGGATCGTTGGTGGCCTGAGCGCTGTGCGGGATGGAGTGATCACCGAATTGGGCGATGTCGTGGAGGCCGTCATCTCTCTCGACCAGTCTTACCTGATCGCTCACCCGTGGGAAATCAAAATCCCCAATTGCGAGACCGACGGTGCCTCCGGCTCCTCCTATCAGGACTCCGCCGGTATGGCCCAACGTCGGCTTGCTAACGGTGACTTGGATCAGGATCAAGATCCGATCGGCGATTGCAGTCCGCTTGTGGAGCGACCTTTCTGA
- a CDS encoding serine/threonine protein kinase, which yields MTVLRAGSIERSFHHELPVSARRLGEWVLIRPVAEGNWTQLYQAQAASASPGSPPQYAVKTIRPECFDSSIAQRILAREVEVARMVTHPHIVPVLAWQLRHPPQYVVMPWLEGVSLRDLLRQRSPLPTAEALWLTRQIAEGLAALHAAGWIHADLKPENIIVNSDYHVTLIDLGFCVRQSEIQGRRRLIAGTLNYIAPEWWTMDGRPDARSDLFSLGVILYEMLCGRRPTNAKTLDELVALHRTWRLPAAQTVRGTLPRELVRLLRSLLARIPERRPHSATALIEALYPLEIEFFTDRDYSAALEHAGTNTVFSRHC from the coding sequence ATGACAGTCCTGCGTGCCGGATCCATCGAGCGATCCTTTCACCACGAATTGCCGGTTAGTGCGCGCCGGCTTGGCGAATGGGTGCTCATCCGCCCGGTGGCAGAAGGCAACTGGACGCAACTTTATCAGGCCCAGGCAGCGTCAGCTTCACCGGGGTCACCACCCCAATACGCCGTCAAAACAATCCGTCCCGAGTGTTTCGATTCTTCGATTGCCCAGCGAATTCTCGCCCGGGAGGTCGAAGTTGCACGGATGGTGACTCATCCCCATATTGTGCCGGTACTTGCATGGCAGTTGCGTCACCCGCCTCAGTACGTTGTGATGCCCTGGCTGGAAGGCGTCTCTTTGAGAGACTTGCTCCGCCAGCGTTCTCCTCTTCCAACGGCTGAGGCCCTTTGGCTGACACGCCAGATTGCCGAGGGGCTGGCAGCTCTCCATGCAGCGGGATGGATTCACGCCGACCTTAAACCGGAGAACATTATCGTCAATTCCGATTATCATGTGACGCTCATCGACCTTGGCTTCTGTGTTCGCCAGAGCGAGATCCAAGGTCGCCGGCGCCTCATTGCCGGGACACTTAATTACATCGCACCCGAGTGGTGGACCATGGACGGGAGGCCGGACGCGCGGTCCGACCTTTTCAGTTTGGGAGTAATCCTTTACGAAATGCTCTGTGGTCGACGACCCACCAATGCGAAGACTTTAGATGAACTGGTGGCACTGCACCGTACCTGGCGTCTTCCGGCCGCACAGACTGTGCGTGGCACACTACCTCGCGAACTCGTTCGGCTGCTGCGGAGCCTCCTCGCTCGGATTCCCGAACGACGACCGCACTCCGCGACCGCTTTGATTGAGGCACTCTATCCGCTGGAAATCGAATTTTTCACCGATCGCGACTATTCGGCAGCCTTAGAGCACGCTGGCACAAATACCGTCTTCTCCCGTCACTGCTGA
- a CDS encoding chemotaxis protein, whose translation MSKISRLLLEKEILLESGTNELEILVFDVGDYVFGVNVAKVREVLPAPAITYLPNAHPSIRGVFKLRNQVVPCVSLADFLGVLRYEGEGETTAILTDLNQQETAFLVDRVEKIHRLSWEDVLAVPGWRDLSQTPVTALARCEDRLILMLDFEMILDEVTSQYFRTAAVDNPEQLPRQEATIVLVEDSPTVREAIQQTLLGSGYCQLVVFENGKQAWEWLEQRIRERQTDACPARQNLPCDLVIADIEMPQVDGLHLTKRIKTHPQLHDIPVLLYSSIITPENRRKGEAVGADAQVAKPDLCHVVEYADQLIFKSGSTETQDVSDSFPSDSTPSCFPAAGHNEREWGKLKQAEMPFDESAPNMAHMVWQEKEPQTETEEIPEEGQSSVVRDVVNNTPADASRETTPSDQSASSPNETVAGENPSEIAGGAGQSGTQQDQPTPDDDDFEITNCVEPPEEVDPHLWQTFLHELRHRSQFLRKLVAELQRHGKPDLSCNFDIVVDLARTLHTIKSAAMVVPVDAVVRVTHSLESLLETATRSEMAWDVTVLVRYCDWLNLFLNSAGLSWQDLNEIGENLLHDLRRMIPAELLGANVQQ comes from the coding sequence ATGAGCAAGATCAGCCGTCTACTGTTGGAGAAAGAGATTTTGCTTGAAAGCGGAACCAACGAGTTGGAAATCCTCGTCTTCGATGTGGGAGACTACGTGTTTGGGGTGAACGTCGCGAAGGTCCGGGAGGTGTTGCCGGCGCCGGCGATTACTTATTTGCCAAATGCCCATCCAAGCATTCGGGGCGTTTTCAAACTGCGAAACCAGGTTGTTCCCTGCGTCTCGCTGGCAGATTTTCTCGGTGTGCTTCGATACGAGGGAGAAGGAGAGACAACCGCAATTCTCACGGATCTCAATCAGCAGGAGACGGCTTTTTTGGTGGATCGTGTGGAAAAGATTCATCGCCTGAGCTGGGAAGATGTTCTGGCCGTGCCAGGGTGGCGAGATCTCTCCCAAACACCGGTCACGGCTTTAGCTCGCTGTGAAGATCGGCTCATCCTCATGCTCGATTTTGAGATGATTCTCGATGAGGTGACCAGTCAATACTTTCGCACGGCCGCTGTGGACAATCCGGAGCAACTCCCGCGTCAGGAAGCGACCATCGTATTGGTGGAAGACTCGCCCACGGTTCGAGAGGCGATCCAGCAGACACTTCTGGGCAGCGGCTACTGTCAGCTGGTTGTGTTTGAGAATGGCAAACAGGCCTGGGAGTGGTTGGAACAACGAATCCGCGAACGACAAACCGATGCTTGTCCCGCGAGGCAAAACCTGCCGTGTGACCTTGTCATCGCCGATATTGAGATGCCTCAGGTGGACGGCCTTCATCTCACGAAGCGGATCAAAACGCATCCTCAATTGCACGACATTCCGGTCCTTCTCTACTCGAGCATCATCACTCCCGAGAATAGGCGGAAAGGGGAGGCCGTGGGAGCGGATGCCCAGGTGGCCAAGCCTGACCTCTGCCATGTCGTCGAATACGCCGACCAACTGATCTTTAAGTCAGGAAGTACAGAGACTCAGGATGTGAGCGATTCGTTTCCCTCGGATTCGACCCCGTCATGCTTTCCCGCAGCCGGGCACAACGAAAGGGAATGGGGTAAGCTAAAGCAGGCTGAGATGCCGTTCGATGAGTCCGCGCCAAACATGGCTCACATGGTCTGGCAGGAAAAGGAACCCCAAACCGAAACAGAGGAGATTCCCGAGGAAGGTCAGTCCAGTGTTGTGCGAGATGTCGTCAACAACACACCAGCAGACGCATCCAGGGAGACAACCCCCTCTGACCAATCAGCCTCGTCCCCTAACGAGACTGTAGCCGGCGAAAACCCGTCAGAGATCGCAGGCGGAGCGGGACAGTCTGGCACGCAGCAGGATCAACCAACTCCCGACGATGATGACTTCGAGATAACCAACTGTGTCGAGCCGCCAGAAGAGGTGGATCCTCACTTGTGGCAGACGTTCCTCCATGAATTGCGTCATCGTTCCCAGTTCTTGCGAAAATTGGTTGCTGAGCTTCAGAGACACGGAAAACCTGATCTGTCGTGCAATTTTGACATCGTGGTGGACTTGGCCCGGACTCTTCACACCATCAAGTCGGCCGCTATGGTGGTTCCGGTAGATGCGGTCGTTCGGGTGACACATTCCCTGGAGAGCCTTCTCGAAACGGCCACGCGTTCTGAGATGGCTTGGGACGTCACGGTGCTTGTCCGGTACTGCGACTGGCTGAATCTGTTTCTGAACTCCGCGGGATTGAGCTGGCAAGATTTAAACGAAATCGGCGAAAATCTCCTGCACGACCTGCGACGGATGATTCCGGCTGAACTACTGGGAGCGAACGTTCAGCAGTGA
- a CDS encoding sulfatase-like hydrolase/transferase codes for MNMTAVLLKDASAGDVSGKTVTPRDGAYSPRSRYFQAIRAAAISISASCLFFLGQLRSWTNEQNRYHYFWSFRDSHALILAVGIVAAVIFIGWVITRIIGSLTIRRISQFIFLVFFTDAVLSGLTSLFVGVGFTAKYDWFFWTTWTVIVLFLVPFFQRLWKPAMALCLVLSPLPWILLFQVLSWRPWNPADRPSSALTRSVRSQQSGLSHLPPIVIFVFDEWSYERTFDGPNVRPEFIHLVDVASQSGVYHKTQSPGSATYFSLPRLLYQRADGELFPHHGQLFWKTSEDRTLVNEQQTLFDDLLQAGYQVRVLGFYHPYEILLEGRGIQCRSYPNDPKGDSVIAQAGLFLLANLRFLTDPLSRVTWRRWDSAFFSQHWFRLSQEFHRETFRLIDQLGPGMCLLIHWPLPHGPFILGPQGQFVEPYSPQQDRTFGTSEQYHRHLLRLDTVIGEICDHLRRKQLFDDALIIMTSDHGWRRDPDPQFREANPDHRHVPLFVKRPQQTVREDFTDPFPLIHLSEVFTQVASNPQ; via the coding sequence ATGAATATGACGGCGGTCCTGCTCAAAGACGCATCAGCCGGGGATGTGTCTGGAAAAACGGTCACTCCGCGTGATGGAGCGTACTCTCCACGATCCCGTTATTTTCAGGCAATCCGTGCGGCGGCCATCTCCATATCCGCCAGTTGCCTGTTCTTCCTGGGTCAGCTTCGCTCGTGGACCAATGAGCAAAATCGCTATCATTATTTTTGGTCTTTTCGCGATAGCCACGCTCTGATTCTCGCCGTCGGAATCGTTGCGGCCGTTATATTTATTGGTTGGGTTATCACACGGATAATTGGCAGTCTGACAATTCGCAGAATAAGTCAATTTATCTTTCTTGTCTTTTTTACTGATGCAGTTCTATCGGGTCTCACGTCGTTGTTTGTCGGCGTGGGATTCACCGCAAAATATGATTGGTTCTTCTGGACCACCTGGACGGTTATTGTGCTTTTCTTGGTTCCATTTTTTCAGCGGCTGTGGAAACCTGCCATGGCTCTTTGCCTCGTCTTAAGTCCCCTCCCGTGGATCCTTCTATTCCAGGTGCTCTCCTGGAGGCCCTGGAATCCCGCTGACCGACCCAGTTCAGCATTGACACGCTCGGTTCGTTCGCAACAGAGCGGCCTGTCCCATCTTCCTCCCATCGTCATTTTCGTTTTTGACGAATGGTCCTACGAGCGAACCTTCGATGGCCCAAATGTTCGGCCAGAATTCATTCATTTGGTAGACGTGGCGTCTCAGTCAGGTGTCTATCACAAAACTCAATCTCCAGGCTCCGCCACTTATTTTTCTCTTCCGCGGCTGCTCTATCAGCGAGCCGATGGCGAACTGTTCCCCCATCATGGACAGCTTTTCTGGAAAACGTCCGAAGACCGGACGCTGGTCAACGAGCAACAGACTCTTTTCGACGATCTATTGCAGGCGGGTTATCAGGTACGCGTCCTGGGGTTTTATCATCCCTATGAAATCCTGCTCGAGGGGCGGGGCATACAATGTCGTAGCTATCCCAATGATCCCAAGGGTGACTCAGTGATTGCTCAAGCGGGGTTGTTCTTGCTCGCTAATCTACGATTCCTAACGGATCCCCTCTCTCGTGTGACGTGGCGGCGATGGGATAGCGCGTTTTTCAGTCAACACTGGTTTCGACTATCACAGGAGTTTCACCGGGAAACCTTTCGTCTGATTGACCAACTCGGTCCGGGAATGTGCCTCTTGATTCACTGGCCACTCCCCCACGGCCCCTTCATCCTTGGTCCGCAGGGGCAATTTGTTGAACCGTATAGTCCGCAGCAGGATCGCACTTTCGGAACGTCCGAGCAGTACCATCGCCACCTTTTGCGTCTGGATACGGTTATCGGAGAGATCTGCGATCACCTTCGACGTAAGCAACTCTTCGATGATGCACTTATCATCATGACGTCCGATCATGGCTGGCGGAGAGATCCAGACCCTCAATTTCGAGAGGCAAATCCGGATCACCGTCACGTGCCCCTCTTCGTCAAGCGTCCCCAACAGACGGTGCGGGAAGATTTCACTGATCCATTCCCGCTCATTCACCTGTCAGAGGTATTCACCCAGGTAGCTTCTAATCCCCAGTGA
- a CDS encoding EF-hand domain-containing protein produces the protein MKVARVMLAAVVCLLMVSGVAWAEAGKKAAKPGAEGKKAKGPLTVEEMWAQVDSNKDGTVELSELLALKPLKGDEARAKKLLEAWDANKDGKVTKDEFKEFVAKQEEARKKMASKLDANGDGVLSVDELKGLKNLGGDEAKVKAMLERLDDNKDGKVTVEEFARFRNLLQAPAPTKAARKQK, from the coding sequence ATGAAAGTTGCACGCGTCATGCTGGCTGCGGTGGTGTGCTTGTTGATGGTCTCGGGCGTGGCCTGGGCTGAGGCTGGAAAGAAGGCAGCAAAACCAGGGGCGGAGGGAAAGAAGGCCAAAGGTCCACTCACGGTGGAAGAAATGTGGGCCCAGGTGGACAGCAATAAAGACGGGACGGTGGAGCTCTCTGAACTCCTTGCGTTGAAACCGCTCAAGGGCGACGAAGCGCGGGCGAAAAAACTGTTGGAAGCGTGGGATGCTAACAAGGATGGCAAGGTGACCAAAGACGAATTCAAGGAATTTGTGGCCAAGCAGGAAGAGGCCCGCAAAAAGATGGCTTCTAAACTCGATGCCAACGGTGATGGTGTTCTCAGTGTGGACGAGTTGAAGGGCCTCAAAAACCTTGGTGGTGACGAGGCGAAAGTCAAGGCCATGCTGGAACGGCTGGATGACAACAAGGACGGTAAGGTGACTGTGGAGGAGTTCGCACGATTCCGCAATCTCCTTCAGGCACCGGCGCCGACCAAGGCTGCCCGGAAGCAGAAGTAG